One region of Streptomyces leeuwenhoekii genomic DNA includes:
- a CDS encoding cytochrome P450 family protein, which yields MTDQPHRPAPSPAQAGPAPALFTWEFAADPYPAYAWLREHAPVHRTTLPSGVEAWLVTRYADARQALADNRLSKNPAHHAEPAHAKGKTGIPGERKAELMTHLLNIDPPDHTRLRRLVSKAFTPRRVAEFAPRVQELADRLIDRFAPGGEADLIHEFAFPLPIYAICDMLGVPREDQDDFRDWAGMMIRHQGGPRGGVARSVKKMRGYLADLIHRKREALPPEPGPGEDLISGLIRASDHGEHLTENEAAAMAFILLFAGFETTVNLIGNGTYALLTHPGQRARLQQSLAAGDRGLLETGVEELLRYDGPVELATWRFATEPLTIGGQHIAPGDPVLVVLAAADRDPERFADPDTLDLARRDNQHLGYGHGIHYCLGAPLARLEGQTALATLLTRLPDLRLAADPADLRWRGGLIMRGLRTLPVTFTPAP from the coding sequence GTGACCGACCAGCCCCACCGCCCCGCCCCGTCCCCCGCCCAGGCCGGGCCCGCCCCCGCCCTCTTCACCTGGGAGTTCGCCGCCGACCCCTACCCCGCCTACGCCTGGCTGCGCGAGCACGCCCCCGTGCACCGGACCACGCTGCCCAGCGGGGTGGAGGCATGGCTGGTCACCCGTTACGCCGACGCCAGGCAGGCGCTCGCCGACAACCGCCTCTCCAAGAACCCGGCGCACCACGCCGAGCCCGCTCACGCCAAGGGCAAGACCGGCATCCCCGGCGAGCGGAAGGCGGAGCTGATGACGCACCTGCTCAACATCGACCCGCCGGACCACACCCGGCTGCGGCGTCTGGTGAGCAAGGCGTTCACACCCCGCCGGGTCGCCGAGTTCGCGCCGCGTGTGCAGGAGCTGGCCGACCGGCTCATCGACCGGTTCGCGCCCGGGGGAGAGGCCGACCTCATCCACGAGTTCGCCTTCCCACTGCCCATCTACGCCATCTGCGACATGCTCGGCGTCCCCCGCGAGGACCAGGACGACTTCCGCGACTGGGCGGGCATGATGATCCGCCACCAGGGCGGACCCCGGGGCGGGGTCGCCCGCTCGGTGAAGAAGATGCGCGGCTACCTCGCCGACCTCATCCACCGCAAGCGCGAGGCGCTGCCGCCCGAACCCGGCCCCGGCGAGGACCTGATCTCCGGCCTCATCCGCGCCTCCGACCACGGCGAGCACCTCACCGAGAACGAGGCCGCGGCGATGGCGTTCATCCTCCTGTTCGCCGGCTTCGAGACCACCGTCAACCTCATCGGCAACGGCACCTACGCCCTGCTCACCCACCCCGGGCAGCGCGCCCGCCTCCAGCAGTCCCTCGCCGCCGGTGACCGCGGCCTGCTGGAGACGGGCGTCGAGGAACTCCTGCGCTACGACGGACCGGTGGAACTGGCCACCTGGCGGTTCGCCACCGAGCCGCTCACCATCGGCGGGCAGCACATCGCCCCCGGCGACCCGGTCCTCGTCGTCCTGGCCGCCGCCGACCGGGACCCGGAGCGCTTCGCCGACCCGGACACCCTCGACCTCGCCCGCCGGGACAACCAGCACCTCGGCTACGGCCACGGCATCCACTACTGCCTCGGCGCCCCGCTGGCCCGGCTGGAGGGCCAGACCGCGCTGGCCACGCTCCTCACCCGCCTGCCCGACCTGCGCCTGGCGGCCGACCCGGCCGACCTGCGCTGGCGCGGCGGGCTCATCATGCGGGGCCTGCGCACGCTGCCCGTTACCTTCACGCCCGCCCCGTGA
- a CDS encoding antitoxin, with the protein MGIFDKLKSKMSQDKTKGMSDAAEKQVNQRTGHKYEDQVDTAQQKMEGRYGVDRDRPDRP; encoded by the coding sequence ATGGGCATCTTCGACAAGCTGAAGAGCAAGATGTCGCAGGACAAGACCAAGGGCATGTCCGACGCTGCGGAGAAGCAGGTCAACCAGAGGACCGGCCACAAGTACGAGGATCAGGTCGACACCGCTCAGCAGAAGATGGAAGGGCGGTACGGCGTGGACCGCGACCGGCCCGACCGGCCATAG
- the mfd gene encoding transcription-repair coupling factor yields MSLHGLLDAVVKDAALAEAITAAADGNRPHVDLVGPPAARPFAVAALARETGRPVLAVTATGREAEDLAAALRSLLPPEGVVEYPSWETLPHERLSPRSDTVGRRLAVLRRLAHPRPDDPETGPVSVVVAPVRSVLQPQVKGLGDLEPVALRTGQSADLNDIVEALAAAAYARVELVEKRGEFAVRGGILDVFPPTEEHPLRIEFWGDDVEEIRYFKVADQRSLEVAEHGLWAPPCRELLLTDEVRERARALAEDHPELGELLGKIAEGIAVEGMESLAPVLVDDMELLLDVLPKGAMALVCDPERVRTRAADLVATSQEFLQASWAATAGGGEAPIDVGAASLWSLADVRERARELDMMWWSVSPFAADEELGTDTLKLGMHAPDTYRGDTARALADTKGWLADGWRTVFVTEGHGPAARTVEVLGGEGIAARLDADLGEMSPSVVHVACGCIDHGFVDPVLKLAVLTETDLTGQKAAGRDGTRMPARRRKTIDPLTLEAGDYIVHEQHGVGRYIEMVQRTVQGATREYLVVEYAPAKRGQPGDRLYIPTDQLEQITKYVGGEAPTLHRLGGADWTKTKARAKKAVKEIAADLIKLYSARMAAPGHSFAPDTPWQRELEDAFPYAETPDQLTTIAEVKEDMEKSVPMDRLICGDVGYGKTEIAVRAAFKAVQDGKQVAVLVPTTLLVQQHYGTFSERYAQFPVNVRALSRFQTETEAKAVLEGLRDGSVDVVIGTHRLFSSETKFKDLGLVIVDEEQRFGVEHKEQLKKLRANVDVLTMSATPIPRTLEMAVTGIREMSTITTPPEERHPVLTFVGPYEEKQIGAAIRRELLREGQVFYIHNRVESIDRAAARLRDIVPEARIATAHGQMSEQALEQVVVDFWEKKFDVLVSTTIVESGIDISNANTLIVERGDTFGLSQLHQLRGRVGRGRERGYAYFLYPPEKPLTETAHERLATIAQHTEMGAGMYVAMKDLEIRGAGNLLGGEQSGHIAGVGFDLYMRMVGEAVADYRRQLETGEVEEEQPLEVKIELPVDAHVPHDYAPGERLRLQAYRAIASANTEEDIKAVREELVDRYGKLPEPVENLLLVAGLRMLARACGVGEIVLQGTNIRFAPVELRESQELRLKRLYPGSILKPTAHQVLVPRPKTAKVGGKPLVGRELLAWVGEFLASVLDS; encoded by the coding sequence ATGAGCCTGCACGGTCTGCTCGACGCCGTCGTCAAGGACGCCGCCCTCGCGGAAGCGATCACGGCGGCCGCCGACGGCAACCGCCCGCACGTCGATCTGGTCGGTCCCCCGGCGGCCCGCCCCTTCGCGGTCGCCGCGCTCGCCCGCGAGACGGGCCGCCCCGTGCTCGCCGTGACGGCGACCGGCCGGGAGGCGGAGGACCTCGCCGCCGCCCTGCGCTCGTTGCTGCCACCCGAGGGCGTGGTGGAGTACCCCTCCTGGGAGACCCTCCCGCACGAGCGGCTCAGCCCCCGCAGCGACACCGTCGGCCGCCGCCTGGCCGTTCTGCGCCGCCTCGCCCACCCCCGCCCCGACGACCCCGAGACCGGCCCGGTCTCCGTGGTGGTCGCCCCCGTGCGGTCCGTGCTGCAGCCGCAGGTCAAGGGGCTCGGCGACCTGGAGCCGGTGGCGCTGCGCACCGGGCAGAGCGCCGATCTGAACGACATCGTCGAGGCCCTGGCCGCCGCCGCGTACGCACGCGTGGAGCTGGTTGAGAAGCGCGGCGAGTTCGCCGTGCGCGGCGGCATCCTCGACGTGTTCCCGCCCACCGAGGAACACCCCCTGCGCATCGAGTTCTGGGGCGACGACGTCGAGGAGATCCGCTACTTCAAGGTCGCCGACCAGCGGTCCCTGGAGGTCGCCGAGCACGGACTGTGGGCGCCGCCCTGCCGCGAGCTGCTGCTCACCGACGAGGTGCGGGAGCGGGCGCGGGCCCTGGCGGAGGACCACCCGGAGCTGGGCGAGCTGCTCGGCAAGATCGCCGAGGGGATCGCGGTGGAGGGCATGGAGTCCCTCGCGCCGGTCCTGGTCGACGACATGGAGCTGCTGCTCGACGTGCTGCCCAAGGGCGCGATGGCCCTGGTGTGCGACCCGGAGCGGGTGCGGACGCGGGCCGCCGACCTGGTGGCGACCAGCCAGGAGTTCCTCCAGGCGTCCTGGGCGGCCACCGCCGGAGGCGGCGAGGCGCCCATCGACGTCGGCGCGGCCTCGCTGTGGTCCCTCGCCGACGTACGGGAGCGGGCCCGCGAGCTGGACATGATGTGGTGGTCGGTGTCGCCGTTCGCCGCCGACGAGGAACTGGGCACCGACACCCTCAAGCTGGGGATGCACGCCCCCGACACCTACCGCGGCGACACCGCCAGGGCGCTCGCCGACACCAAGGGCTGGCTCGCCGACGGTTGGCGCACGGTCTTCGTCACCGAGGGCCACGGCCCCGCCGCCCGCACCGTCGAGGTGCTCGGCGGCGAGGGCATCGCGGCCCGCCTGGACGCGGACCTCGGCGAGATGAGCCCCTCCGTCGTCCACGTGGCCTGCGGCTGCATCGACCACGGCTTCGTCGACCCCGTGCTCAAGCTGGCCGTCCTGACCGAGACCGACCTGACCGGCCAGAAGGCCGCCGGCCGGGACGGCACCCGGATGCCCGCCCGGCGCCGCAAGACCATCGACCCGCTCACCCTGGAGGCCGGCGACTACATCGTCCACGAGCAGCACGGCGTGGGCCGCTACATCGAGATGGTGCAGCGGACCGTGCAGGGCGCCACCCGCGAGTACCTGGTCGTGGAGTACGCCCCCGCCAAGCGCGGCCAGCCCGGCGACCGCCTCTACATCCCCACCGACCAGCTGGAGCAGATCACCAAGTACGTCGGTGGTGAGGCCCCCACCCTGCACCGCCTGGGCGGAGCCGACTGGACGAAGACCAAGGCGCGGGCCAAGAAGGCCGTCAAGGAGATCGCCGCCGACCTGATCAAGCTGTACAGCGCCCGCATGGCCGCCCCCGGCCACTCCTTCGCGCCGGACACCCCCTGGCAGCGGGAGCTGGAGGACGCCTTCCCCTACGCGGAGACGCCCGACCAGCTCACCACCATCGCCGAGGTCAAGGAGGACATGGAGAAGTCGGTCCCGATGGACCGTCTGATCTGCGGCGACGTCGGCTACGGCAAGACCGAGATCGCGGTGCGGGCCGCCTTCAAGGCCGTGCAGGACGGCAAGCAGGTGGCCGTCCTGGTGCCCACCACCCTGCTGGTGCAGCAGCACTACGGCACGTTCTCCGAGCGCTACGCCCAGTTCCCGGTGAACGTCAGGGCGCTGTCCCGGTTCCAGACCGAGACCGAGGCCAAGGCGGTCCTGGAGGGCCTGCGCGACGGCTCGGTGGACGTCGTCATCGGCACCCACCGACTGTTCTCCTCGGAGACCAAGTTCAAGGACCTGGGCCTGGTCATCGTCGACGAGGAGCAGCGCTTCGGCGTGGAGCACAAGGAGCAGCTCAAGAAGCTCCGTGCCAACGTCGACGTGCTCACCATGTCCGCCACGCCCATCCCCCGCACGCTGGAGATGGCGGTCACCGGCATCCGCGAGATGTCGACGATCACCACCCCGCCGGAGGAGCGGCACCCGGTCCTCACCTTCGTCGGGCCCTACGAGGAGAAGCAGATCGGCGCGGCGATCCGCCGTGAGCTGCTGCGCGAGGGCCAGGTCTTCTACATCCACAACCGGGTGGAGTCCATCGACCGTGCCGCCGCCCGCCTGCGGGACATCGTCCCCGAGGCCCGCATCGCCACCGCCCACGGCCAGATGTCGGAACAGGCCCTGGAGCAGGTCGTCGTCGACTTCTGGGAGAAGAAGTTCGATGTGCTGGTCTCGACGACGATCGTGGAGTCCGGCATCGACATCTCCAACGCCAACACCCTGATCGTGGAGCGCGGCGACACCTTCGGCCTCTCCCAGTTGCACCAGCTCCGCGGCCGGGTCGGCCGTGGCCGCGAGCGCGGTTACGCCTACTTCCTCTACCCGCCGGAGAAGCCGCTGACCGAGACCGCGCACGAGCGGCTCGCCACCATCGCCCAGCACACCGAGATGGGCGCGGGCATGTATGTGGCGATGAAGGACCTGGAGATCCGCGGCGCGGGCAACCTGCTCGGCGGCGAGCAGTCCGGCCATATCGCCGGTGTCGGCTTCGACCTGTATATGCGGATGGTCGGCGAGGCGGTCGCGGACTACCGGCGGCAGCTCGAGACGGGCGAAGTCGAGGAGGAGCAGCCGCTCGAGGTCAAGATCGAGCTGCCCGTCGACGCGCACGTCCCGCACGACTACGCCCCCGGCGAGCGGCTGCGCCTCCAGGCGTACCGGGCCATCGCCTCCGCCAACACCGAGGAGGACATCAAGGCCGTACGGGAGGAACTGGTCGACCGCTACGGCAAGCTGCCCGAGCCGGTGGAGAACCTGCTGCTGGTGGCGGGCCTGCGGATGCTGGCGCGCGCCTGCGGCGTCGGCGAGATCGTGCTCCAGGGCACCAACATCCGGTTCGCGCCGGTGGAGTTGCGCGAGTCGCAGGAGCTGCGGCTCAAGCGGCTGTACCCGGGCAGCATCCTCAAGCCGACGGCGCACCAGGTCCTCGTACCGCGCCCGAAGACCGCGAAGGTCGGCGGCAAGCCGCTGGTCGGGCGGGAACTGCTCGCGTGGGTGGGCGAGTTCCTGGCGTCGGTGCTGGACTCGTAG
- a CDS encoding SurA N-terminal domain-containing protein produces MHRRRRTAFLVTAAIAAAPLLTACGNDARPGAAAVVGGQRITVAQLEDRVDEVRTAQRAAVRDDAQYAQAVARTGTLTRTTLQSMVLDRVLHRAAQDAGVTVSRKEVQQMRTGLERQVGGAQALETAWLEQYDVAPERLDDNLRLQLEAQKLAEKLGTDTGRPEFWKALSEASKKLDIDLNPRYGTWDVDKSSRADVKTPWVRDVTAAGPGPTA; encoded by the coding sequence TTGCACCGCCGCCGTCGCACCGCGTTCCTCGTCACCGCCGCGATCGCCGCGGCCCCCCTCCTCACCGCCTGCGGAAACGACGCGCGCCCCGGCGCGGCGGCCGTCGTCGGCGGCCAGCGGATCACCGTCGCCCAGCTCGAGGACCGGGTCGACGAGGTACGTACCGCGCAGCGGGCGGCCGTACGGGACGACGCCCAGTACGCGCAGGCCGTCGCCCGGACCGGCACCCTCACCCGCACCACCCTGCAGAGCATGGTCCTCGACCGGGTCCTGCACCGCGCCGCCCAGGACGCGGGCGTCACCGTCAGCCGCAAGGAGGTCCAGCAGATGCGCACCGGCCTGGAGCGGCAGGTCGGCGGCGCCCAGGCGCTGGAGACGGCCTGGCTGGAGCAGTACGACGTCGCGCCCGAACGCCTCGACGACAACCTCCGCCTCCAGCTCGAGGCCCAGAAGCTCGCCGAGAAGCTCGGCACCGACACCGGCCGGCCGGAATTCTGGAAGGCCCTGTCCGAGGCGTCGAAGAAGCTCGACATCGACCTCAACCCCCGCTACGGCACCTGGGACGTCGACAAGAGCAGCCGTGCCGACGTGAAGACGCCGTGGGTGCGCGACGTGACCGCGGCGGGCCCCGGGCCGACGGCGTAG
- a CDS encoding N-6 DNA methylase, whose protein sequence is MGPELLPSAPLLRGVAELAAELGARQTFEFLLGRHLDANPRQYTLTPAALAELMARLAGPARTVLDPACGAGALLCAAAPGPEQSGQELYAQDGAPELAALTALRLALHTRAAVHAAAGDTLRADAHPHLRADAVLCHPPFNERNWGHDELAYDPRWEYGFPARTESELAWVQHALARLADGGTAVVLMPPAAASRRSGRRIRADLLRRGALRAVVALPAGAAPPYNIPLHLWVLRRPGRAAAHPEVLLADAGRFAGEGRGGPDWQGVREAVLGAWRAYDRAGRLDERPGLARSVPVIELLDDDVDLAPARHLPPPAAAGGAEQLAGVRERLGETLRLTAELTPPPAEAAGSAPRWPLTTVGELARGGALLLRTGGNGGHARVPVLTDHDVLAGTGPSGTLPESDEEAVLTEPGDVVLPVLGGGAVARVIDEAASGAALGRNLVLLRPDPAALDAWFLAGFLRGTANNRQASSYASTATRLDVRRLHLPRLPLAEQRRYGARFRALDEFERALKHAGRLGEQLVRGMYDGLTDGSVTPG, encoded by the coding sequence GTGGGCCCCGAACTCCTCCCCTCCGCCCCCCTCCTGCGCGGCGTCGCCGAGCTGGCCGCCGAGCTGGGTGCCCGGCAGACGTTCGAGTTCCTGCTGGGACGGCACCTGGACGCCAACCCCCGGCAGTACACGCTCACCCCCGCCGCCCTCGCCGAGCTCATGGCCCGGCTCGCCGGCCCCGCCCGCACCGTCCTCGACCCGGCCTGCGGTGCCGGCGCCCTGCTGTGCGCGGCCGCCCCCGGCCCCGAGCAGTCCGGCCAGGAGCTGTACGCCCAGGACGGCGCCCCCGAGCTCGCCGCGCTCACCGCCCTCCGGCTCGCCCTGCACACCCGCGCCGCCGTCCACGCCGCCGCAGGCGACACCCTGCGCGCCGACGCCCACCCGCACCTGCGCGCCGACGCCGTCCTGTGCCACCCGCCCTTCAACGAGCGCAACTGGGGGCACGACGAACTCGCCTACGACCCCCGCTGGGAGTACGGCTTCCCGGCCCGCACGGAGTCCGAGCTGGCCTGGGTGCAGCACGCGCTGGCGCGCCTCGCGGACGGCGGCACGGCGGTCGTGCTGATGCCCCCCGCCGCCGCCTCCCGCCGCTCCGGCCGCCGTATCCGCGCCGACCTGCTGCGCCGGGGCGCGCTGCGCGCCGTCGTCGCCCTGCCGGCCGGTGCGGCACCGCCGTACAACATCCCCCTCCACCTGTGGGTGCTGCGCCGGCCGGGCAGGGCCGCCGCGCACCCGGAGGTGCTGCTCGCCGACGCGGGCCGGTTCGCCGGCGAGGGCCGCGGCGGCCCGGACTGGCAGGGCGTGCGGGAGGCGGTGCTCGGCGCATGGCGGGCCTACGACCGGGCCGGCCGCCTGGACGAACGGCCGGGCCTGGCCCGCTCCGTGCCCGTGATCGAGCTGCTCGACGACGACGTCGACCTGGCCCCCGCCCGCCATCTGCCGCCCCCGGCGGCGGCCGGCGGCGCCGAGCAGCTCGCCGGGGTGCGCGAGCGCCTGGGCGAGACCCTGCGGCTGACCGCCGAGCTGACCCCGCCGCCCGCCGAGGCCGCCGGGTCCGCGCCCCGCTGGCCGCTGACCACCGTCGGCGAACTCGCCCGCGGCGGCGCCCTGCTGCTGCGCACCGGCGGAAACGGCGGCCACGCGCGCGTGCCGGTCCTCACCGACCACGACGTCCTCGCCGGAACCGGCCCCTCCGGCACGTTGCCCGAGAGCGACGAGGAGGCGGTGCTCACCGAGCCCGGTGACGTCGTCCTGCCGGTGCTCGGCGGCGGCGCGGTGGCGCGCGTGATCGACGAGGCGGCGAGCGGCGCCGCGCTGGGCCGCAACCTCGTCCTGCTGCGCCCCGACCCCGCCGCCCTCGACGCCTGGTTCCTCGCCGGCTTCCTGCGCGGCACCGCCAACAACCGCCAGGCCAGCAGCTACGCGTCCACCGCCACCCGGCTGGACGTGCGCCGCCTGCACCTGCCCCGGCTGCCGCTCGCCGAACAGCGCCGCTACGGCGCCCGGTTCCGCGCCCTGGACGAGTTCGAACGGGCGCTCAAGCACGCGGGCCGCCTCGGGGAACAGCTCGTACGGGGCATGTACGACGGCCTCACCGACGGCTCGGTGACACCCGGCTGA
- a CDS encoding serine/threonine-protein kinase encodes MVAGRYELATLIGQGGMGQVWTAYDQRLDRRVAVKLLRPDRVAGQEADELRRRFVRECRVTAQVAHPGLVTVHDAGSEGEELFLVMQYVDGADLSDHLAEHDPYPWPWAVAVAAQLCAVLSAVHAVPIVHRDLKPRNVMVKQDGTVTVLDLGVASVMDADTTRLTHTGTPIGSPAYMAPEQAMGGAVGPYTDLYALGVLLHELLSGDVPFAGSTALGVLHRHLYEPPLPVRRVRPEVPESLETLVLRLLAKDPQHRPASAQEVYEHLEPLLPARGTPTGAPLDPTRPFLRPHAPWPDRARTPAPQPAPAQPVAEKAGKPDVARAVDEVKRLLGEGRITQAVDILGAILPAAAEQHGEHSPVVRTLRKQYAATLMDDGQYRRALPELRHLADERAAEAGHADPQSLRFRHDAAQCLEQLGEPAAALAEYRALLPYYENQYVAAGDPDLAHDVRRRIGHLLLALGDRAAAHDTLARLLHDVERLHGPGHPLAVEIRRTLQWLGQVRG; translated from the coding sequence ATCGTCGCCGGGCGGTACGAGCTGGCGACGCTCATCGGCCAGGGCGGCATGGGGCAGGTCTGGACCGCGTACGACCAGCGGCTCGACCGGCGCGTGGCGGTGAAGCTGCTGCGCCCCGACCGGGTGGCCGGCCAGGAGGCGGACGAGCTGCGCCGCCGCTTCGTGCGCGAGTGCCGGGTCACCGCGCAGGTCGCCCACCCCGGCCTGGTCACGGTGCACGACGCGGGCAGCGAGGGCGAGGAGCTGTTCCTCGTCATGCAGTACGTCGACGGCGCCGACCTCTCCGACCACCTCGCCGAGCACGACCCCTACCCCTGGCCGTGGGCGGTCGCGGTCGCCGCGCAGTTGTGCGCCGTGCTGAGCGCCGTGCACGCCGTGCCGATCGTCCACCGCGACCTCAAGCCGCGCAATGTGATGGTGAAACAGGACGGCACGGTGACCGTCCTCGACCTCGGTGTCGCCTCGGTGATGGACGCGGACACCACCCGCCTCACCCACACCGGCACCCCCATCGGCTCGCCCGCCTACATGGCCCCCGAACAGGCGATGGGCGGCGCGGTCGGCCCGTACACCGACCTCTACGCGCTCGGCGTCCTGCTGCACGAACTGCTCAGCGGGGACGTGCCCTTCGCGGGCTCCACGGCGCTCGGCGTGCTCCACCGGCACCTGTACGAGCCGCCGCTGCCCGTGCGCCGCGTCCGCCCCGAGGTGCCCGAGTCCCTGGAGACACTCGTCCTGCGCCTGCTCGCCAAGGACCCGCAGCACCGCCCGGCCTCCGCGCAGGAGGTGTACGAGCACCTGGAGCCGCTCCTGCCCGCGCGCGGGACCCCCACCGGGGCGCCCCTCGATCCCACCCGCCCCTTCCTGCGCCCGCACGCCCCCTGGCCGGACCGCGCCCGCACCCCCGCGCCGCAGCCCGCCCCGGCCCAGCCGGTCGCCGAGAAGGCCGGGAAACCGGATGTCGCCCGGGCCGTCGACGAGGTCAAGCGCCTGCTCGGCGAGGGCCGCATCACCCAGGCCGTCGACATCCTCGGCGCAATCCTGCCCGCCGCCGCCGAACAGCACGGCGAGCACTCGCCCGTGGTGCGGACCCTGCGCAAGCAGTACGCGGCCACCCTCATGGACGACGGCCAGTACCGGCGCGCGCTGCCCGAGCTGCGCCACCTGGCCGACGAACGCGCCGCCGAGGCCGGCCACGCCGACCCGCAGTCCCTGCGCTTCCGCCACGACGCCGCCCAGTGCCTGGAGCAGCTCGGCGAACCGGCGGCGGCGCTCGCCGAGTACCGGGCGCTGCTGCCGTACTACGAGAACCAGTACGTGGCCGCCGGCGACCCGGATCTCGCCCATGACGTCCGCCGCCGCATCGGCCACCTCCTGCTCGCCCTCGGCGACCGCGCCGCCGCCCACGACACGCTGGCCCGGCTCCTCCACGACGTCGAACGCCTGCACGGTCCCGGGCATCCGCTCGCGGTGGAGATCCGCCGCACGCTGCAGTGGCTGGGCCAGGTGCGCGGCTGA
- a CDS encoding HNH endonuclease family protein: MALLTVAGCTEGATGDGGPEGTARAGTALAAVDSLTVKGRAPRTGYDRDKFGTPWADTDANRCDTRDDILRRDLEDVKFSDGRCEVASGVLEPDPYTGRRITFTRGRSRVDIDHVVALSDAWQKGAGQWDAAKRIALANDPLNLLAVDAGTNRAKGDGDTATWLPPDKSYRCPYVAAQVAVKKKYGLWVTAAEKAAMKRVLTRCPDQPLPTGGNPTRAPERFHAD, encoded by the coding sequence ATGGCGCTGCTGACGGTGGCCGGATGCACGGAGGGGGCCACGGGTGACGGCGGACCGGAGGGCACCGCGCGGGCGGGAACGGCCCTGGCGGCCGTCGACTCGCTCACCGTGAAGGGGCGCGCGCCCAGGACCGGGTACGACCGCGACAAGTTCGGCACGCCGTGGGCCGACACCGACGCCAACCGGTGCGACACCCGTGACGACATCCTCCGACGCGATCTGGAGGACGTGAAGTTCAGTGACGGCCGCTGCGAGGTGGCCTCCGGGGTGCTGGAGCCCGACCCGTACACCGGCCGCCGGATCACCTTCACCCGGGGGCGCAGCCGGGTGGACATCGACCACGTCGTCGCCCTGTCCGACGCGTGGCAGAAGGGCGCCGGGCAGTGGGACGCCGCCAAACGCATCGCCCTGGCCAACGACCCGCTCAACCTGCTGGCCGTCGACGCGGGTACCAACCGTGCCAAGGGCGACGGCGACACCGCGACCTGGCTGCCGCCCGACAAGAGCTACCGCTGCCCGTACGTCGCCGCCCAGGTCGCCGTGAAGAAGAAGTACGGGCTGTGGGTCACCGCCGCCGAGAAGGCCGCCATGAAGAGGGTGCTCACCCGCTGCCCGGACCAGCCGCTCCCCACGGGCGGCAACCCGACCCGGGCCCCCGAGCGGTTCCACGCGGACTGA
- a CDS encoding nucleoside triphosphate pyrophosphohydrolase encodes MNATSSAAAPDPGRIVLLTTSHRVAPGLLSWPAWQALREADRVLCADGAHPQLPYLREAGIAVDEASPTAEDLVGACAGGRTVVVVATGEGEPALTDGLARLAGSGRVRMPELELLPASYDLPGARLLDLVQVMDRIRAECPWSSERTHEGLAKYAIEEAYELVEAIEDGDREELREELGDVLLQVVFHARIAEEDPQAPFSVDDVAAGIVAKLIHRHPHVFGDATATTPEEVKEHWLRTKAVEKRRTSVTEGIPLGQPGLALAAKLASRVRTAGLDVPLPAGEGIGYELLALAVRAEAAGVDPEAALRSAARAYRDAVRAAEEVAG; translated from the coding sequence GTGAACGCAACCAGCTCCGCAGCCGCCCCCGACCCCGGCCGCATCGTTCTGCTCACCACCAGTCACCGCGTCGCCCCCGGCCTGCTGTCCTGGCCCGCCTGGCAGGCGCTGCGCGAGGCCGACCGCGTGCTGTGCGCGGACGGGGCCCACCCCCAGCTTCCCTACCTGCGCGAGGCGGGCATAGCCGTGGACGAGGCATCCCCCACCGCCGAGGACCTGGTCGGTGCCTGTGCCGGGGGGCGCACGGTCGTGGTCGTGGCCACCGGCGAGGGGGAGCCGGCCCTCACCGACGGCCTGGCCCGGCTCGCCGGTTCCGGCCGGGTCCGCATGCCCGAGCTGGAGCTGCTGCCCGCCTCCTACGACCTGCCCGGCGCCCGCCTGCTCGACCTCGTGCAGGTCATGGACCGCATCCGCGCCGAGTGCCCCTGGTCGTCCGAACGGACCCACGAGGGCCTGGCGAAGTACGCGATCGAGGAGGCGTACGAGCTGGTCGAGGCGATCGAGGACGGCGACCGCGAGGAACTGCGCGAGGAGCTCGGCGACGTCCTGCTCCAGGTCGTCTTCCACGCGCGGATCGCCGAGGAGGACCCGCAGGCCCCCTTCTCCGTCGACGACGTGGCCGCCGGCATCGTCGCCAAGCTGATCCACCGCCACCCGCACGTCTTCGGGGACGCCACGGCGACCACCCCCGAGGAGGTCAAGGAGCACTGGCTGCGCACCAAGGCGGTCGAGAAGCGGCGCACCTCCGTCACGGAGGGCATCCCCCTGGGCCAGCCCGGTCTGGCCCTCGCGGCGAAGCTGGCCTCGCGGGTCCGCACGGCCGGGCTCGACGTGCCGCTCCCGGCGGGGGAGGGCATCGGCTACGAGCTGCTGGCGCTGGCGGTGCGGGCGGAGGCGGCCGGGGTGGACCCGGAGGCGGCCCTGCGCAGCGCGGCCCGCGCCTACCGGGACGCCGTCCGGGCCGCCGAGGAAGTGGCCGGCTAG